The Vespula vulgaris chromosome 3, iyVesVulg1.1, whole genome shotgun sequence DNA window TCTTAGTCATACTTGTAATTCTCTTGACACATTTATGCTTTTCGTACTTTCTACGAAACTcacatattttccttttacataGGGTTTTCTTATTAAGGGGATTTCTTATTACACAGGATTGATATCATTGTTTATTagctttaatattatttgataaaaacttcgatgtatttataatattttaagtcAACAATTGCAATTTACTACATCACGATTGGATTAAACAACATATCGAATCAATTCAAAAACTTTTCGATAAACAACGTGACATTGTTAACACGTGATATATATGAATACTCGATAGTACGTATACAGTATAGTAGATAAAGGAAGTAAAACAAGATTAGGATATAAATTTCggaaaatttctttcggaaaatcgatgatcgaatcgaacgaatcaAAAAGGTCGATGAGCGATCAAGTGGGGGTGAGTGGGAGAAAAGAGGGGAGGGGGCGACTTTGAAGCGGAACGTCGGATGGACAAGCGGACCAAGTCCGTACAAGTAGATAGATTCAGTGAGCTTGAGCGAAGAGAGCCGAGGCAAACCCGAGCCGCCCCTGTAATCACAATTGAAGGCTATTTTCTCACCGCTCTGATGATGCACTCTGATGATGCCTACCTCGCGTATAACCTCATAGGATCATCTCTCCGATGGTGgaacatagaaagagagagagaaagagagagagagacagagaaaaagagagaaagagaaagagagagagaaagagagagaaaaagagaaagaaaagagagagagagagagagccacgCTTAGTCTTTGCCGCGGCGGTCGTAGTGGTCGTGAGAGGAGAAAATAAGTATAGAAGATGATGGACGCTCCGAGTAATTCcctttaataattgaaatgtaCCCGCCGGACCTGGCCTCGTCCGGTCAGCCGGGCCAGTTTGCGGTGCATGCGTACGGCTTGATAGATAATTGTCCTCGGCGCTATCAAGCTCGAAAACCGATTTTGATTCAAACCTCTCCTCCCTTCCACCCTCCCTTTGCCCTTTGCCAACCGCCCGCTCGTCCGCCCGCGATCTATAGGATCTCTAAGATCTAAAGTTCCTTAGTTTCGTTAGATCGAAAAGGTTTGTTAAAATTTCGAGGaaactcgaagaaaaaagagaaaaatatgataaagtaCGAAAAGTagtatttgatttaaaaagaatctttcgtgatttaaaaaatttcaacgattttgTTTTCAGCCAATTTGAAACGTCACTGTATCTAAGATCCAGAGATATCATCGTCGTAAAaagtttgaaagaaagaatttaattaaatttgactTGATTATCTAGGTGGAAAGAGATAGTTGATCGAGcgcgaaaaatatttccaacttAGATTTACAAGGGACCCAACTAACTTAGTATAAGACTTCGTTGTATCTAAGAGCTAAATATGTCTTAGTTGCAGCAAGTCGAAAGGGAATTTGGAAGAAAAGTGGAAGAGATGCGAAGCTTGGGAAGGCATCTGGTGCTGTCTTGTCGGATGCATTAATCATCGAAGTATCTAAATGACGGGATTCCGATGTATTACCATATAAATGACATCATATTTCTGGTCAGGTTTCCCCAGTTTGTCGGCTCGCCCCTTGTGTGATCTATGGACGACGGCATATTGGCGAGACCACCCACCTCCACTACATCACCCCTATCGGTTCGGACTCTTATGCTATCGTCTTTTCCTATCACCGTTGTGTCCGACATCGACCGATGTTTCGCATTCCACAACATGCgaatccttcctttttcttcttgtctaTCCCCCTTTCTGTATTTTACCCTTCCTTGGTAGGTAttgtgagagtgagagagagagagagagagagagagagagagagagagagagagaaaataaaaaaattctcattCGATAGCAAAGGTAATGAAGAAGAGATCAAACTATCATGacgagtaagtaagtaagtacacgATTTTGTCCCGACTTCGATTTTTCCCCATTATTTCGTTCATTCCGATCAAACTGACAGGCATCGTTGCTCGAATACCACTTATGTCATTCACCCTTCTGGTTGGACtaccatcatcatcactaCCACTAACACCCTActaatattactttcttctcttaGTACCTCCTGCTCTTCCGTCTCCCCTCGGCCCCTTTAAGAACTCAGGAACAACTTAAAGCTCTCATTGTTATTCCACCGATACCATGTCTTCGACACTAgtttatgaaaaaatgtaaactTAATAAGGAAAGCTTTAACGATTCCAagttgttgtttttctttccgtttttcattttttttctttcttttttctttctttcaaaagatCTTTCCTTACGAAAAGCACGTGATGAggtaatgacaaaaaaaaattagtttattaTGACAGCGAGAATTCTATAAAGGAcgattacacacacacacaattgtatgtttattatcgatgaaaatagtCGTCATGTATCTTTTTGGTAGTTAGTTTTTGGTAGTTGGTTTCGTTATGTCACGTACGATCTCACGATGGTTATCGTAAACGTTTTATCGATGTCTCTCGTGCTTATCGTATAGCATCGAAAAATCTTCTCTTGCCGGTACGATACGAAAGCGGTGAAGTTAGTGGGTAATCGTGCGGTTAGGAGCCCCCTCTCTCCTTTTGCCCGGTGTGTAATGAAGGAGTCGTCAACGAGCTCTATCTGCACTCAATTAGCGTGATTACATGTTCCCTCCTTTCATCGTTCCGAGTATCCCCGTCTCTCGTGACACCACCAACGAGTTTCGGGGTGTAACCGTGCGACACGCAACTCTCTAACAAAGTACGTTCTGCTTCCGAGATTTTCTACGACCGCAAAACGTGTGAAAGTTACGCCAAATGGTCGTTGTCGTTGATATGCTCGACTAAATTCTCTGTGTTGGTGAGATCGAagtattacttttcttttctgttttattttctttatttagagCGACGTTGATTGTATTCTATGAAAAAtctgtatttttaaaaaatcatatgtttttgttattgatatgtttaatttttattaaaacaaaaattctattgcaaaagttataataatattgcatTTAGGTTTCCCTAtttgatgaaaatttatattgatctTTTTGGAacttctttcaaattttcccGGGCAAAAATCTAATTCGAAACAATGCAATGATTAGAAGCGAAGAGGATACCTGTGGTATAGTGAGCGTAGGATAAGCTGCCACCGTGTGGTATAAACTGGTACCAATGAGTTCCCGTTTAAATGCGGATCGCTGTCGGTATTACAGATTTCTTCTTAGCACCCTGGATACACACGAACAAAacttataaaaagtattattaattttgttttgttctattttttgctttctttttcttaaatacttcacaaaatataatcaatatattttttaacgtttttaaataacaataatcgtgcataaaattgtatttatagaaaagataaaaaataatgaaacactTTTAAGATTTGCCTCGcaagaagaagattaaaagCATTCGTTCAACGAAACTATACTAGAACAATAGTCAATATCTAATGAAAAAGTGTCGAAAGGAGATAAGCGTGATCAGTGTTAGATGGATTTCTGATGATGGTTTAGATGCGAAGTTACGGTATAAGAATCGAAAGTACGGTAGATGAGGCAGCAAGTTGAGACAATTCGATAGGCGAGCCATGAATACCGACGCTAATCCAGAATGTGGAGAAGAAATGGTAAAGCGTATCCAATCGCCATCGTATTGGCAAGCTAGCCGCACCCGATCCTATTATATTACGGTAACAGTTTCCTGGTTAACTATAACTGATCGtggtaacaaaaaaaaaaaaaagaaaaaaggaaagagacaacaaaaaaataagaaagagaaaaaagaaacgtgaactgtacatttttttcttattttctgcTACTTCCATTTtacgatttgttttatttttttttagttctttttctttttttttaacggaaCGATTGattcttatttattgttaccaacgtgcaaatataattattagaaataattttagaagCGAAATATCATGTAATATGAGAAGAATACATTAATTAGATAGATGTTTCCCTTTTCTTgttatttctatatctttaaaGAATGCTTTTTACTTATTGTTAATAACACGCGAatgtaattgttaataaattaattttttaattacacggatattttgtctaatttttatttttaacaatttttttctttgttttttttttgtaaagaatGTTTCCTCTTCATTGTTAATgtcaaattaaaattgtttaacaaaatatatttgtcaaataaatctagcaaaaaaaaattaattaaaccgACGTCTTCGCTTTCCATAAAATTCGCaattctgtaaaaaaaaagaagaagtaaataaaCTTGTATCTATCATTGTTTACATTTatgttggaaatatttttacaataaaaaaaaaaaaagaaagaaaatcagaaaaaaacaaaacagaaaagagaaaaaaaggaaaacttaTTGATTTCCTCAAGTCTCGGATTATGTTctgaaagagaatgagaaaatgaaTAGTATCATatgtagtatgtatgtatgtgcgcgtGTATGTACATTATGACGTGTCgcttatttcgaaaaaagatttaGGTGGAAGCTTAATGATACATGGGGCTGAATGAAGGAAATAGTCATAAATATGTCGTCACCCTAATAGGACATGCCCTCTATAACGTAGACAAAAATAACGCTCGCAATACACCCTCCCCTATACCCCCTCCACGAACTGACGAGATAATTAATGTCTTCTTAATGCAGTTACATAATATCATGAAGGCTTAATGTTACAAACGAGCTTGGCGCAACGTTCAACGGAAAGTTAGTGGAAGAAATTTCGAAGTCttcgtaattttaatttaagaatgaacgtttataatatttcaaaaaacaaaatttaaataatagataatgaTTTACCGATCGTTTGATTCGTAGGCTATCGAATTCAAGGATTCGACCTTTCGTGATTTTTCGCATTTAATGCACATCAAATCTACCATCAAGCGTAACGAAATTCAAAGTAAAAGGAATgggtaaagaaaaaggaaaagaaaaagaaataaaaaaaaagaaagaaggatggaTAGAAAAAGTCGTTTTACCGTTCGTCTTATCGACTTGCGTGAAGTATCGATTATTAACGACCAAATCGACGATCCGTGAGTTCGGAAATAAAACAACGAGACTCATCGATTATTAGGTATGCTCGATTTGACGAAATCCATTCGCATAAATATTCTACGTTTTGTAAcggcaagagaaagaaagaaagaaagaaagagatagagagaacaaaaaatatggaaCGATCGTTTAAGAATTTTACTATCAGGATCAGAATGTTCACTGGCAGATGGGGAGTTGTTCTCTTCGTTGTTATAACGTGTAACATTGCTCGTAGAGTTTAAAAAGCTATTTCAGAAGGACAGGGGTGCATCTGTTTTGAAAATCTTACGATTTTAAGAGACACGGGGAGGAAAGATCTTCTCGAGGGAAGACTTGTCGAGCCTTTTAAGGGTTCCCCTACTACCCTACTAAGACGGGTATCACCCTCGAAATCATCGGGCCAACCGCGAGAACACACGTCGAACTTTGTTACGTCGATACGATATGGTActcgtgtgtatatgtgtgtgtgtgtgtgtgtgtgtgtgtgtgtgtgtacttgCATAGATATTTcgtaaatcgaatttttttaattcgaggcaaattttttcttgaatatcTTAATCCCTCCCCATCTCTCTCTACTCCTTATCCTATTCCACCTCGTCATCATTTTTCGTGTCATCGAAAGATAACATTAGGTAGGTACCACTCAATTGGTGGCTTTAAGACGTTGTCGGCTCCTTAGTCCATGGGGGATGAGGAACGATGCCGTAAGAATCAAGCGGCTATTATGGGGCAATTAGGTGAGCAAGAAGCCGAACGAGGGGCGAAAGCAATTTACTAAATCCCAATAAAATTCACGTCGacgttaagaaaaagaaaaagaaaaaggaaaagaaaaaatagaggaagaaaaaaaaaggaaaaagaaaaagaagaaagaaagaagaaagaagaagaaaaagaataaacaggACGGTAGCACGATATGAAACGAGATAATACCACGATTCTTATACGAGAGAAACGCGAACGAAGTTAAAAGACATCTCTTGATCCACGAAATTTCTTACAAAGTGCTTATAAGAAcgatgtatttaaataatgtttatatttccTCGATTAATAAGCGATTCGAGGCACGGAGCACGTAACACGTTGCACAATCCTGGCATGCATTCTCGACGGTGCATTTAAATACTTCTCATACGTTACATCGAGTAGTGCGTGGGATTACATTGACCAATACCTtccagagagtgagagaaagagagacagagagagacagagagagagagagagagagacagagacagagagagacagaaagagagagagagagagagagagagagagagagagagagacttcgATTGGCTGTTAAGACTTGCACGGTGTAATcgcttgtctctctctctctctctatccggTTCAACCGCCACCCGATGAATACGTGCCGTACATCCTGACACAactaattttcaattatttatatccacGATTAGCGAGCGGCAGAGACAACGGAGGAAAGCAAAACGCGAAGATTTAATTGAAGCGACGAATCAGGAATTCCAGcagtccctctctctctctctctctctctctctctctctttctctatttctatctctccgtTGTTGATTCTaccgagaagagagagaaagagtgatagatagatagagagagagagagagagagagagagagagagagggagagagatgaagaCAGAGAAACTTTTGCGGTCGTATcgacgatatatacatatgtatacatacttacatcaAGCGTGCGTCTTAATTAATTGTCTGCTCGCGTAAACATTCCGCGATAGAGAGGCATATAAGGGAAATAACAACGACGCTTatacgagcgaacgagcgagcgagcgagcgagcgccCAGAGATTAGGACGCGGAATTATGAACCGAGTTAAATCAGACGAGAGATTACATCGGTATGGTTATCTACCTCGGCTCGGCTCGGTCCCTCCAGTTATTTGCTACGTTAAGATAAGAATTTTCTGGTTAACATCGAATATTTGCTAGACTTACAACCGGTTGTTCTGAAaacatgaaaaagagaaagaggaagagaaagagaaagagaaaaaaagagagaaagagaaagaaaagaaaagagagagaaaaaagaagagagatagaaagaaagagagagagagagagagaaaatccaaTAAGTAAGATattaagatgaaaaagaaatttcgttccTGAAATAATTCGAAAGCTTTTTCCCCatcccttcctcttcctttctactCACCCTTCGTTCCTCTTCCCAAAGCAGCTTTTGTAGCTaaaagctaaaaaaaaaggggtgCATTAATTCACGTTCCAGTCCAGTCATTGGCCGTTCATCGTCCGTCTCGCATTCCAAGAGCGACACAATCGATATGTAGCGCGTTACGATTCGATGGACCGATTCGAGGTTATTCCgttgaaagggaaaagagaggaacggagttcgaaagaaagaggccAGCCAGCaggccagccagccagccagccagccagccagcgagccagccagccagccagccagccagccagccagccagccagcaaGCGAGCCAGCGAGCCAACAGTCAGCCAAGCAGTCAGCCAGTCAACCGGCCGTCCGAGTGTGAAGGTATTCGAAACGCGAGCCTCGAAAAGCTCAGGAAAAATCCCCTAAGG harbors:
- the LOC127062800 gene encoding zinc finger CCCH domain-containing protein 13-like; translated protein: MKKRKRKRKRKRKKERKRKKRKEREKRREIERKRERERENPIIQSLAVHRPSRIPRATQSICSALRFDGPIRGYSVEREKRGTEFERKRPASRPASQPASQPASQPASQPASQPASQQASQRANSQPSSQPVNRPSECEGIRNASLEKLRKNPLRGALPGRGRKRPFRRGCHQDRRVRHLISLSLTDRYSSVLRYSSPGYPKPHLPLYFILFPLFSSFIVSSPYGTLFFFFFYVARDTTHFFSHFSLSLSLSLSLSLSHSCDDQGMSLFFSFFFFFVKETLSFKVFAKCNRFDIIDFRSKICAYDKND